A genomic segment from Cricetulus griseus strain 17A/GY chromosome 8, alternate assembly CriGri-PICRH-1.0, whole genome shotgun sequence encodes:
- the Wnt5b gene encoding protein Wnt-5b isoform X1 — translation MGAPLWKMLVPGHWDGLRFTMPSLMLFTAALLSSWAQLLTDASSWWSLALNPVQRPEMFIIGAQPVCSQLPGLSPGQRKLCQLYQEHMSYIGEGAKTGIRECQHQFRQRRWNCSTVDNTSVFGRVMQIGSRETAFTYAVSAAGVVNAISRACREGELSTCGCSRTARPKDLPRDWLWGGCGDNVEYGYRFAKEFVDAREREKNFVKGSEEQGRALMNLQNNEAGRRAVYKMADVACKCHGVSGSCSLKTCWLQLAEFRKVGDRLKEKYDSAAAVRITRQGKLELANSRFNQPTPEDLVYVDPSPDYCLRNETTGSLGTQGRLCNKTSEGTDGCELMCCGRGYDRFKSVQVERCHCRFHWCCFVRCKKCTEIVDQYVCK, via the exons ATG gGAGCTCCGCTTTGGAAGATGTTGGTTCCAGGGCACTGGGATGGGCTGAGgttcaccatgcccagcctgatGTTGTTCACAGCAGCTCTGCTCTCCAGCTGGGCCCAGCTACTGACTGATGCCAGCTCCTGGTG GTCGCTAGCTCTGAACCCGGTGCAGAGACCTGAGATGTTCATCATTGGTGCTCAGCCTGTGTGCAGCCAGCTTCCTGGGCTTTCCCCAGGCCAGAGAAAGCTGTGTCAGTTGTATCAGGAGCACATGTCCTACATCGGGGAGGGAGCCAAGACGGGCATCAGGGAGTGCCAGCACCAGTTCCGGCAGAGGCGCTGGAACTGTAGTACTGTGGACAACACGTCTGTCTTCGGCAGAGTCATGCAGATAG GTAGCCGGGAGACTGCCTTCACCTATGCAGTGAGTGCTGCCGGTGTGGTGAATGCCATCAGCCGTGCTTGCCGAGAGGGTGAGCTGTCCACCTGTGGCTGCAGCCGGACTGCCAGGCCCAAGGACCTGCCACGAGACTGGCTGTGGGGTGGCTGTGGGGACAATGTGGAGTATGGCTACCGCTTTGCCAAAGAGTTTGTAGATGCCCGAGAGCGTGAGAAGAACTTTGTCAAGGGATCAGAGGAGCAGGGCCGAGCCCTCATGAACCTACAGAACAACGAGGCTGGCCGCCGG gctGTGTATAAGATGGCTGATGTCGCCTGCAAATGTCACGGAGTCTCAGGGTCCTGCAGCCTCAAGACCTGCTGGCTCCAGCTGGCTGAGTTCCGCAAGGTAGGGGACCGGTTGAAAGAGAAGTATGACAGCGCTGCCGCCGTGCGCATCACCCGCCAGGGCAAGCTGGAGCTGGCTAACAGCCGCTTCAACCAGCCCACGCCAGAGGACCTGGTCTACGTGGACCCCAGCCCTGACTACTGCCTGCGCAACGAGACCACAGGCTCACTGGGCACCCAGGGCCGCCTCTGCAACAAGACCTCAGAGGgcacggatggctgtgagctcaTGTGCTGTGGCCGCGGCTATGACCGCTTCAAGAGCGTCCAGGTGGAGCGTTGCCACTGCAGGTTCCACTGGTGTTGCTTTGTCAGGTGCAAAAAATGCACCGAGATTGTGGACCAGTATGTCTGTAAATGA
- the Wnt5b gene encoding protein Wnt-5b isoform X2, with protein sequence MLVPGHWDGLRFTMPSLMLFTAALLSSWAQLLTDASSWWSLALNPVQRPEMFIIGAQPVCSQLPGLSPGQRKLCQLYQEHMSYIGEGAKTGIRECQHQFRQRRWNCSTVDNTSVFGRVMQIGSRETAFTYAVSAAGVVNAISRACREGELSTCGCSRTARPKDLPRDWLWGGCGDNVEYGYRFAKEFVDAREREKNFVKGSEEQGRALMNLQNNEAGRRAVYKMADVACKCHGVSGSCSLKTCWLQLAEFRKVGDRLKEKYDSAAAVRITRQGKLELANSRFNQPTPEDLVYVDPSPDYCLRNETTGSLGTQGRLCNKTSEGTDGCELMCCGRGYDRFKSVQVERCHCRFHWCCFVRCKKCTEIVDQYVCK encoded by the exons ATGTTGGTTCCAGGGCACTGGGATGGGCTGAGgttcaccatgcccagcctgatGTTGTTCACAGCAGCTCTGCTCTCCAGCTGGGCCCAGCTACTGACTGATGCCAGCTCCTGGTG GTCGCTAGCTCTGAACCCGGTGCAGAGACCTGAGATGTTCATCATTGGTGCTCAGCCTGTGTGCAGCCAGCTTCCTGGGCTTTCCCCAGGCCAGAGAAAGCTGTGTCAGTTGTATCAGGAGCACATGTCCTACATCGGGGAGGGAGCCAAGACGGGCATCAGGGAGTGCCAGCACCAGTTCCGGCAGAGGCGCTGGAACTGTAGTACTGTGGACAACACGTCTGTCTTCGGCAGAGTCATGCAGATAG GTAGCCGGGAGACTGCCTTCACCTATGCAGTGAGTGCTGCCGGTGTGGTGAATGCCATCAGCCGTGCTTGCCGAGAGGGTGAGCTGTCCACCTGTGGCTGCAGCCGGACTGCCAGGCCCAAGGACCTGCCACGAGACTGGCTGTGGGGTGGCTGTGGGGACAATGTGGAGTATGGCTACCGCTTTGCCAAAGAGTTTGTAGATGCCCGAGAGCGTGAGAAGAACTTTGTCAAGGGATCAGAGGAGCAGGGCCGAGCCCTCATGAACCTACAGAACAACGAGGCTGGCCGCCGG gctGTGTATAAGATGGCTGATGTCGCCTGCAAATGTCACGGAGTCTCAGGGTCCTGCAGCCTCAAGACCTGCTGGCTCCAGCTGGCTGAGTTCCGCAAGGTAGGGGACCGGTTGAAAGAGAAGTATGACAGCGCTGCCGCCGTGCGCATCACCCGCCAGGGCAAGCTGGAGCTGGCTAACAGCCGCTTCAACCAGCCCACGCCAGAGGACCTGGTCTACGTGGACCCCAGCCCTGACTACTGCCTGCGCAACGAGACCACAGGCTCACTGGGCACCCAGGGCCGCCTCTGCAACAAGACCTCAGAGGgcacggatggctgtgagctcaTGTGCTGTGGCCGCGGCTATGACCGCTTCAAGAGCGTCCAGGTGGAGCGTTGCCACTGCAGGTTCCACTGGTGTTGCTTTGTCAGGTGCAAAAAATGCACCGAGATTGTGGACCAGTATGTCTGTAAATGA